A genome region from Anastrepha obliqua isolate idAnaObli1 chromosome 4, idAnaObli1_1.0, whole genome shotgun sequence includes the following:
- the LOC129244289 gene encoding chitin deacetylase 8: MHICAVGRNIKAAAMLNRAIFGLLLLVALSTALVFAEAQAAEETVDSLPLKKAQYCTTDKCQLPDCRCSGLRLPSAEFRGHEKEIPQLITVTFDDAVNVINYEQYQQLFDGLNNPDNCSAQGTFFVSHEYTDYTLVNALYQQGHEIALHSVTHGSGTGTDYWREADVERLMAEFGQQMEMLEKFAKVNRTDIKGMRLPFLQMAGNNSFEAAKRLGLLYDSSWPTQRYRNPAMWPYTLDYRSVQDCQIGSCPNAAIPGFWVNPMVSWVDTAGYSCAMLDGCIYQPKDQVDTLFNWMLENFDRHYEGNRAPFGMYLHAAWFQRGQHHFEALRKFLRHVNTLPDVYLTTGSRVIEYMQHPSLGKPFNGCPKKPQTTCVKHNCGLRKVESGEIRYMKVCDSCPEVYPWLGNPLGLAEY, from the exons ATGCACATTTGCGCCGTTGGCCGGAACATTAAAGCTGCAGCTATGCTAAACAGAGCCATATTCGGACTATTACTACTAGTCGCGCTGAGTACAGCGCTAGTGTTTGCTGAAGCGCAGGCAGCTGAGGAGACTGTCGACTCTTTACCATTGAAAAAGGCGCAATACTGTACCACCGACAAATGTCAGCTACCCGATTGCCGTTGCTCAGGTTTGCGCTTGCCTAGCGCCGAGTTCCGCGGACATGAAAAGGAAATACCACAG CTCATTACGGTTACGTTCGATGATGCAGTGAATGTGATCAACTACGAACAGTATCAGCAACTCTTCGACGGACTCAACAATCCGGATAACTGCAGCGCACAAGGCACTTTCTTTGTCTCACACGAGTACACCGATTATACGCTGGTGAATGCGCTCTATCAGCAGGGTCACGAGATTGCTTTGCACTCGGTTACACACGGCTCGGGCACGGGCACGGATTATTGGCGTGAGGCTGATGTGGAGCGCTTGATGGCTGAATTTGGTCAGCAGATGGAAATGTTGGagaaatttgcaaaagttaATCGCACAGACATCAAAGGCATGCGTTTACCCTTCCTGCAGATGGCGGGCAATAACAGCTTCGAGGCTGCCAAGCGTTTGGGTTTGCTGTACGATAGTTCATGGCCGACGCAACGCTATCGCAATCCGGCTATGTGGCCCTATACGCTTGACTATCGTTCGGTGCAAGATTGTCAGATTGGCTCATGCCCGAATGCGGCTATTCCTGGATTTTGGGTTAATCCAATGGTTTCGTGGGTTGATACAGCCGGCTATAGTTGTGCGATGCTTGATGGCTGTATATACCAGCCAAAGGATCAGGTGGATACGCTGTTCAATTGGATGCTGGAGAATTTCGATAGGCACTACGAAGGCAATCGTGCACCGTTTGGCATGTATTTGCATGCAGCCTGGTTCCAGCGGGGGCAACACCATTTTGAAGCGTTGAGGAA ATTTCTACGCCATGTGAACACACTGCCCGATGTCTACTTGACCACCGGCTCACGCGTCATAGAATACATGCAGCACCCCAGCCTGGGCAAACCATTCAACGGCTGTCCAAAGAAACCGCAAACAACATGCGTAAAGCACAATTGTGGACTCAGAAAGGTGGAGAGCGGCGAGATACGTTACATGAAAGTGTGCGATAGCTGCCCCGAAGTATACCCTTGGCTAGGCAATCCACTTGGGCTGGCGGAATATTAA